One region of Oryza sativa Japonica Group chromosome 5, ASM3414082v1 genomic DNA includes:
- the LOC4339790 gene encoding probable cytokinin riboside 5'-monophosphate phosphoribohydrolase LOGL8 produces the protein MTLAAAAEAPAPTHAFAIAAEEVAMEPLSTATAPAAMEEESSSSGGGGGVGERRSRFRRICVYCGSAKGKKPSYQDAAVDLGKELVERGIDLVYGGGSIGLMGLVSHAVHAGGRHVIGIIPKSLMPREVTGEPVGEVRAVSGMHERKAEMARFADAFIALPGGYGTLEELLEVITWAQLGIHKKPVGLLNVDGFYNPLLSFIDLAVNEGFITEEARRIIISAPTAKELVMKLEDYVPEYSIGLVWEDQNQKQNNLVPELDSGITSS, from the exons ATGACCCtagcggccgcggcggaggcgccggcgccgacccaTGCGTTCGCGATCGCGGCAGAGGAGGTGGCAATGGAGCCgctgtcgacggcgacggctccggcggccatggaggagGAGTCCAGTagtagtggcggcggcggcggggtaggGGAGCGACGGTCGCGGTTCCGCCGGATCTGCGTCTACTGCGGCAGCGCCAAGGGGAAGAAGCCCAGCTACCaggacgccgccgtcgacctcggCAAGGAGCTG GTGGAGAGGGGCATAGACCTGGTCTACGGGGGTGGATCCATCGGACTCATGGGCCTGGTCTCGCATGCAGTTCATGCTGGAGGTCGCCATGTCATTGG GATCATTCCAAAATCTCTGATGCCCAGAGAG GTAACTGGAGAACCTGTAGGGGAAGTTAGAGCCGTTTCTGGTATGCACGAGAGGAAGGCCGAGATGGCTCGGTTTGCTGATGCTTTTATTGCTCTACCAG GTGGCTATGGAACCTTGGAGGAGTTGCTTGAGGTCATTACTTGGGCACAACTTGGAATCCATAAGAAGCCG GTTGGTCTTTTGAATGTTGACGGATTCTACAACCCTCTTCTATCGTTTATCGACTTGGCTGTTAATGAAGGCTTCATCACCGAGGAGGCTAGGCGCATCATCATCTCCGCTCCAACAGCCAAGGAGCTAGTTATGAAATTGGAG GACTATGTCCCCGAGTATAGCATTGGCTTGGTTTGGGAGGACCAGAACCAGAAGCAAAATAACTTGGTCCCTGAGCTGGACTCCGGGATCACATCATCCTGA